One region of Armigeres subalbatus isolate Guangzhou_Male chromosome 3, GZ_Asu_2, whole genome shotgun sequence genomic DNA includes:
- the LOC134226085 gene encoding ATP-binding cassette sub-family B member 6, producing the protein MQPLQYCPTNVSMAVVWFNHGISQCFLDTVSMATIGGFLLLFGTIQLIMYRRHGTEISPTQILPSKMYAFQLFLLVLLPILAVIRFILEGFVFDGAQVYGFMIVSICVTLFMYPYSILLLVKERYYLLPSIPTRGHGLVLLIFWTLLFIAQNVSFVNLNYEKAWFHLNTDKDKVEFLLFVLRYTATLFVFVIGLKAPAITSAQSIEDYQNLTQDNENRSTFRNGLHKMRTLMPFLWPKKDVLLQFRVILCFALLLGGRVINLYVPIYNKKIVDSLSVQPLVFRWDWVLVYVAFKFLQGGGTGSMGVLNNLRSFLWIRIQQYTTREIEVELFRHLHSLSLRWHLNRKTGEVLRVMDRGTDSINNLLNYILFSIAPTIVDILVAVVFFVMAFNAWFGLIVFVTMTLYIVATIAVTEWRTKFQRRMNLADNHQKARSVDSLLNFETVKYYGAEQYEVECYREAILKYQDEEWKSSITLNILNTMQNVIVCGGLLAGSLLCAYLVVYEKGLTVGDYVLFASYIIQLYVPLNWFGTFYRAIQKNFVDMENMFDLMREEQEVIDAPGAGELAVIRGGGIDFSNVTFGYSPERFVLRNVNFTVPAGKTVAIVGPSGAGKSTIMRLLFRFYDVESGSILIDGQNIKTVKQASLRKAIGVVPQDTVLFNNTIKYNIQYGRVDAPEVDVILAAKSADIHDKILTFPDKYDTAVGERGLRLSGGEKQRVAIARTILKSPFIVLLDEATSALDTQTERNIQSALSKVCANRTTLIIAHRLSTIIHSDEILVLKDGVIVERGRHEVLLEKEGVYAEMWNQQLKNLEAGTSGDEEPAQQKQGLSNGKPVTNAAVPSHQHHHHHH; encoded by the exons ATGCAGCCCCTGCAGTATTGCCCGACCAATGTGTCAATGGCCGTAGTTTGGTTCAACCATGGAATCTCGCAATGCTTCCTGGATACGGTGTCGATGGCCACCATCGGTGGCTTTCTGCTGCTCTTCGGTACCATCCAACTGATCATGTATCGACGCCATGGGACGGAAATAAGTCCGACGCAAATCCTACCATCCAAAATGTACGCCTTTCAGCTGTTCCTGTTGGTGCTGCTCCCGATATTGGCCGTCATTCGATTCATCCTGGAGGGGTTTGTCTTCGATGGAGCTCAAGTGTACGGGTTTATGATCGTGTCGATATGCGTCACGCTCTTCATGTACCCTTATTCAATTCTCCTGCTCGTCAAGGAACGCTATTACCTGTTGCCATCCATTCCGACCCGAGGACACGGTTTGGTTCTTTTGATCTTTTGGACCCTCTTGTTCATTGCGCAGAATGTCTCCTTTGTCAATCTTAACTACGAGAAAGCTTGGTTCCACCTGAACACCGACAAAGACAAAGTCGAATTTTTGCTGTTCGTTCTACGCTACACGGCTACCCTTTTCGTGTTCGTAATTGGCCTTAAAGCTCCCGCGATCACCTCGGCGCAATCCATCGAAGATTACCAGAATCTCACGCAGGATAATGAAAACCGATCAACGTTCCGGAACGGATTGCACAAAATGCGCACCCTTATGCCCTTCCTGTGGCCCAAAAAGGATGTCCTCTTGCAGTTCCGAGTGATCCTGTGCTTTGCGCTGCTCCTAGGCGGACGCGTTATCAACCTGTACGTACCGATTTACAACAAGAAAATCGTGGACAGCCTGTCCGTTCAGCCGCTGGTGTTCCGCTGGGACTGGGTGCTGGTCTACGTGGCgttcaagttcctccagggcgGCGGTACCGGATCCATGGGTGTGTTGAACAACCTGCGTAGCTTCCTCTGGATCCGCATCCAGCAGTACACGACCCGTGAGATCGAGGTGGAACTGTTCCGGCATCTGCACAGCTTGTCACTGCGCTGGCATCTGAACAGGAAAACGGGCGAGGTGCTACGGGTGATGGATCGCGGAACGGACAGCATCAACAATCTGCTGAACtatattttgttttcgattgCACCGACTATCGTGGACATTCTGGTGGCGGTCGTGTTCTTCGTGATGGCGTTCAACGCGTGGTTCGGGCTGATCGTGTTCGTGACGATGACGCTGTATATTG TGGCCACCATCGCGGTTACCGAATGGCGCACAAAGTTCCAACGTCGCATGAACCTGGCCGACAACCACCAAAAAGCTCGCAGTGTTGATTCGTTGCTGAATTTCGAAACCGTCAAATACTATGGTGCCGAACAGTATGAGGTGGAATGCTACCGGGAGGCCATCCTGAAGTATCAG GATGAAGAATGGAAGTCCAGCATTACGTTGAATATCCTGAACACCATGCAGAACGTCATTGTCTGTGGAGGTCTACTCGCCGGATCACTACTCTGTGCCTATCTGGTTGTGTATGAGAAAGGACTAACCGTCGGTGATTACGTTCTATTCGCCAGTTATATCATTCAACTGTACGTTCCATTGAACTGGTTCGGAACATTCTATCG TGCCATCCAGAAGAACTTCGTCGACATGGAGAACATGTTCGATCTGATGCGCGAGGAGCAAGAGGTGATCGACGCTCCGGGAGCCGGCGAACTAGCAGTAATCCGTGGTGGCGGAATCGACTTTTCAAATGTCACCTTCGGTTACTCGCCGGAGCGATTTGTACTGCGAAATGTGAACTTTACCGTACCGGCGGGCAAGACCGTAGCCATCGTAGGACCATCGGGTGCAGGTAAGAGTACAATTATGCGTCTCTTGTTCCGTTTTTACGATGTCGAAAGCGGAAGCATCCTGATTGATGGGCAAAACATTAAAACGGTTAAGCAGGCATCGCTGCGGAAAGCGATCGGTGTGGTTCCCCAAGACACGGTTCTGTTCAACAACACGATTAAGTACAATATCCAGTACGGTCGAGTTGACGCTCCTGAAGTAGATGTGATCTTGGCCGCTAAGAGCGCGGACATCCACGATAAAATTCTCACTTTCCCCGACAAGTATGATACCGCGGTTGGTGAACGTGGTTTGAGATTGAGCGGGGGTGAAAAACAGAGGGTTGCTATTGCTCGCACCATACTCAAATCACCGTTCATTGTGCTATTGGACGAAGCGACCAGTGCGTTGGATACCCAAACAGAACGAAACATCCAATCGGCACTATCTAAGGTGTGTGCCAATCGAACTACTCTGATCATAGCGCATCGTTTATCGACGATTATCCACTCGGATGAAATCCTAGTTTTGAAAGATGGAGTTATTGTTGAACGGGGCCGCCACGAAGTGCTGCTAGAGAAAGAGGGCGTTTACGCTGAAATGTGGAATCAACAGTTGAAGAACTTGGAAGCGGGAACGTCGGGTGATGAAGAACCTGCTCAACAGAAGCAGGGTTTAAGTAACGGTAAACCAGTAACAAATGCGGCAGTTCCTTCCCATCAacatcatcaccaccaccatTAG